The nucleotide sequence TCCTGATTCAAAAGGTTTTCAAGTGCATCCTTCAAGCAATCGTATGGGTATTCGATTGATTGGAGAAAGGCTTGAGAACACTGGAAAAGAAATCATTTCTTCAGCGGTCATTCCAGGGACCATTCAGCTTCCGCCAGATGGACAACCGATTATATTAATGAACGATTGTCAAACGACAGGAGGGTATCCAAGGATTGGGAAAGTGATTGAGGAAGACATGGGTAAGGTTGCTCAAGTGAAACCTGGCAAGCTAATCTCTCTTCTTCTTAATTGAATCGGAAACCGAATTCAAATCCACCAATAATGCCAAACTTGTTATCAACCATGATGATGTCATCTGATTCAAAGCCGGTATAACCCAAACCCACACTAATGTCTAAATGTATTCCGCTTGCATAGTTTCTCTGAATACCCCAGACCGGTCCAACTGTAAATCCATTAAGATCAGATTCGAAAGTTCCAAATCCGCCTGCATCCACGATTGTATTAAATTGATAAGAAGAATAAAGTCCTACATAGTTTCCGGAGTTGTTTTTCAAATTATCTTTTTTAATCCTCTTTCTATTGTAGTAATTTCTAAAAGAGGCAGTTAAAAAAGGCGTAGAATAGGATTCGAAACTTTCCTCGCCATTGATGCTCTGAAAGTAGAAGCTATACGCCAGACCACCTCCGAAAGTAACGGATTGTTTTTCTCCGACCTTTGCCTCAAGGTGTGCCATTAAGGGGAGTATACTTATAGTAAATTGTGTCGTGTCAAGAGTTACCTCTTTTCCTTGAGCTAGTGATCTTTGCTGACTGGAAATTAGAATTATAAGTGATAGTAAAGTGGTAATAAGAGGTTTCATATCGGGTTATTTCAGAATTAGCTTACAAATAAAGCTGAATAGTTAATTCAACTATGGATTTAGTGCTGAAAGATTTTGTGGATTTCACTAGCTAACATCTCAGCGGCCTTCTCATTTTTCCTAAACCACATCTCTGGCTCAACTAATTCCAGCTCTGAGATAGCAGGATTTCCTCCATTATCATTTACAATGTCCACCCTTGCATAAAGAGGGGTGGTTTGGCAGGCATTCACGGCTGCTACAGCTAAATCGATTTCAGCTTGAGACGGAGTATAATCTTTTACAGTCCCCCCAAAATCATCTTGCACTCGAAAATCTCCTGCCTTTGCAATTTTGAGCACCGCATGAGTATACTCTTTTCCGATCATCATAAGTGAGATTTCTCCACGCTCAGTTACACTTCGTTGAAATGGCTGCAGCATCATAGACTCATCGTTGATTAGGTGTGCAAAGCGATCCTCATGATCAGTTACGTTTTCAGGGGTCAGCTTGAAGGTATCTTTTGCAGCAGCAGAAATTGCTGGTTTCAAAACAGTATCCCTCCAACCTAGTTCCTGATGAATCTGTTTTAAGGTGCGCTGATCCTTAGGCTCAATAAAGTAAGTCTCAACAACATTTACCCCTTTATCTTTTAAATCATCTAGATAATGTTTGTCCAGATTCCAAATGATCGTCTCATAATCATTGATTAATTGAGTTTTAATGGAAACGTCGATTAGCCAGTCGCTGAATTCTGTGAATTTTTCTGCATAGTCCCAGGTAGTTCTGAAAAGGGCAATCTTAGTTTGAGTCCAATCAAAAGAAGCATCAGACCAGGCAATTTTTTTTACTTTCAACCCTAAGTTCTCTAATGCTTTAAGAACCAAACCATCTTCGACGATTACATTGTCAATATATTCGTTCTTCTTTTTTGGCTCTACATAACGCTCATCCGTAAGAATAATAACATCAAGCATAACTAAGTTGAGATTTCAAAATGGCTAATCCTTCTTTAAAGCTAACAGGTTCATACCCTAATTCTGCTCTTGCTTTATCTAAAATGAATCCGGTTTTTCTAGGACGTTTAGCTGGTTGTGTAAAGATGGAGCCATCCACCTCTTCAATAAGGGACTTATCTAGCTGGAAAAAGTCTGCTGTAGCAATGGCCATTTCATAAGGAGTGAGTAGGTCCTTTCCTGAGATATGAAACACACCTTTTGATCTTTTTCCCGCAATGAGTGCACATCCCTTGGCTAGATCTTCAGCCAATGTTGGGGTCCGCCATTGATCGTTTACAACTTTTATAGACTTATTATCTTCTAAACTTTTCTTTACCCAAAGAATGATATTAGATCGACTCATATCTTGTACTATTCCATAGACAAGCATCGTACGAACTACGGAATAGTTGAGATTACTCGATTCTAACAATCTCTCAGAAGCTAGTTTACTTTCTGCATATTTGCTTAGTGGGTTAGGCAAATTTTCTTCTCTGTAAGGCCCATTTTCCCCGTCAAATATGAAGTCTGTAGAAAGTTGAACAAAGAAACTGTCCGTTTCTTTACAGGCCTTGATTAAATGTTCGACCGCCGTTACGTTTAGCGCCCAACATGTATTCGGATCTAGTTCACATTGGTCTACATGAGTCAAAGCAGCAGTATTAATAACCACATCTGGTTTGTGAGATGAAATTACTTCACTTACTTCTTCCTTAGAGGTAACGTCCATTGGAATATAGAGATAGGATCCTGGCAGATTTCTATTTTCTCCTCTTCCAGTTGCAATAACTTCTACATTACTCTTCTCCTCATAAAGCTGAACCAGTTTCTGACCTAGCAGTCCATTTGCTCCTGTGATTAAGATCTTGGTCATTCAGCGGGATACTCGTATCCATATTTTTCAGTCACTTCTTTTTTCTTTATTTCTATGATTTCCATTGTCATTGGAACAGGCTCCACAGGTCTATCTGCTCTTCCTGTTTTTACTGCAGCAATTTTATCAATGATATCAAGCCCTTCTATAACCTTTCCGAATACGGTGTACTCGCCATCTAAACCTGGGTACCCTCCAACCCCTTGATACACATCTGGGTATTCAGAAATATCGACATTTAAATCAACTCCGAACGTCTCTTCAACCAATGATTTGTTGGCTAAAGCAAGACTTGTCATCCCTTTATTATCTCTATTTTTTGCCAATTCCTGAAATTGTTCAAGGAGATCGCTGTATGACGTGTCTTGAAGCAATTCGCTCATTTTTTGATTTAGCAACCTCACATTGGTTGCCATCATTTCCCATGAAAAACCGTCAACAATATAAAATTGAGTGGAAGAAGACTTCTTTTCAGGATTTACATTATCCGGTTGACGAGCTGCCGCCAATGCACCTTTATGATGATAAAAGCCATCAACAATTTCAGCAGGAACTTGATCTTGATCATTTTCACGTACTCCTTCTTTCTCTGAAACGTTTCCACCTTGTATCATGAAATCTTCTATCACACGATGAAAAATAGTGCTATCATATTTTCCTGATTTTGCGAGCTCTAAAAAATTCTTTTTGTGAAGAGGTGTTTCATCATAAAGTAATACGGTCATGTCTCCGTATTCCGTTTTGATTTTTACGAGATAGTCTTTGTTTTTATCACCACATGCCGTGATGCATAGCATCACTGAAAGTATTAAAAGTATCTTCTTCATTGTCGTTATATTATTCTACAAAAATAGGAAGACTTTTCAGGCTACTAGCGAACAATTTAAACTTTACGGAAGACGTCTATGATCTTTGAGAAGATTTCCAGGGTTTCGAATACCCATCTTCATGGAATAATCGAATATTGGGTATCCCGAAACCCATTCTTAATTCATTTGCAAACTCTATTGCGAGCTCTTTTGATTTAAATATTTGGAAGACTTCTGTATTAGAAAATCTATCATTAATAGAAGTCCTGATAAAAATAGGAATATAGTTTTCGGGTTTTGGGTGATTTTTTTGGACTATCCAAAACATAGTTAATTGCCAATGTTTATTCTTAAAGTAGGTGCATACAATTGCTTGAAATTCTCCAGCTCAAATTGTGGTAGTGGATTTCCACTAATGTCCAGATATTGAAGTGATTTTACCTCCTCGAAAGTCGAAGGCAATTTGTAAATTTCGTTTTGATTTAAATAAAGAAGCTTCAAATTGTTCATTTGAAAGATTTCATCTGGAAGGATTTTCAATCGGTCATTTTCCAGATGTAATTCTTGTAACTTGTTTAATCCGATAAGCACTTCAGTGCTACTTTCTATGTCAAAATATGGGTCGTTGTTTAAATAGAGTATTTGAAGAGAATTGATGCGGGTGAGGTATGCCGGCAGTCGTTTTATTGGATTTCCTGATAAATCTAAAGTCTTAAGATTTTTTAGTTCGGCAATGCTTGGAGGAAGATCTGACAAACCATCATATTTTAAATCAAGTGTCTCGAGTGTAGATATTTTGGTAAGTACAGAGAGCACTTGATTGATATCGATAGAAGAGTTATATCCTAAATGAATGGATTTTAGATTGTTAAGACTAGCAACTGATTTAGGAAGTTGCTTTATTCTGTTATCAGATATGTCGAGATATTGAAGTCGCGAAAGAGTAGCCAAATCATTAGGGAGTTCAGCAATGCTATTGCCAGAAATATCAAGAGATCGTAGATTTTTGAAACGAAGAATCGTTTTCGGAAATTCAGTAAGGCCTTTATTCTTTAGGTTCAAAACAACGACACTATCTGGATTAGATAATGCCATGTTTAGATCATTAAATCTCCCCTTTGTTTGCCCAAAGGAATTAGAAAATGAAATTATAAATAATAGTTTGATGAGCCCTTTGAAATACCAGAATTTGAATTGATTAATCTTTTTGTTGTTCATTGGAATATTATTTTTCAGAAAACCCCTATTTACAAATGAAAGTATTACTACTATTTTTTATAGTAATACTAAACGAGAATTATAAATAATAGTTTTATCTGTTTGGCAATTTCATAACTACAGGCATTTTTGCGTAGGAGAAAGGATTTAGAGGTTATTGATTTTCCTATTTCTTATCTAAATTTTTATAAGCATCTTCTAGGCGTTTCGCTGGATCAGTAGAATTAGGATGTGACTTTACTAAGAGCTCTGCTTAACCATATGTTTAACACATCATTAACAATTACAAGACTGACTTAATATCCTCCAGAACTTTCTTTCCTCCGCTTTGGAGGATTTCTTCTGCTAATGAAGTACCAAGTTCAATTGGATCAGAACCGTTCATGGTGCGTTGGATTAATTGTTTGCCATCCAAGCTAGCTATGCCTCCTTTTAGGACTAACTGTCCATCCATCTCCATTTGAGCATGCCCAAAAACGGGGATACTGCACCCACCATCCATTCTGCGCAAGAAAGCTCGCTCAGTCAACAATACTTTCTCTGTAAGATTGTGGTTTGTCGCTTTTTTTATACGATGGGCAATTTCTTTATTCAGATTGTCATGGGTTTCAATGGCTATTGACCCCTGTCCTACAGGAGGGACAAATCGATCAGTATCAAACCAATATTTGACCATATCGTCGAAGTTCATACGTCTTACACCAGCGTATGCTAGCACTAGACCATCCATAATTCCGGTTTCCATTTTCTCCAATCTAGTTTGGAGATTGCCACGTACATCCACAGTGGTGATATGTGGATAATAATGCTTTAGCATAGCTATTCTTCGTGTACTGCTGGTACCTAGAATTAGCTTGGGATTATTCAGATCGATTTCTTTATGAGATACCACAACATCATCGGGTGACTCACGCTCACAGAATGAAAGTACATGAAACCCTTCAGGTAGCTGAGATTGAAGATCCTTAGCACTATGTACTGCTATATCTATTTGACCTCTTCTCAACATAGATTCAAGTTCTTCAGTGAATACCCCCTTGCTACCAATCTTTGATAGTGCTACGTGTTGAATTTTGTCTCCTTTTGTCTCTATAGGTATCAGTTGAGGTTGAAAACCTTCTGCATCCAAGAGGTCAGCCACATAATTAGCTTGCCACATGGCAAGCTTGCTTTTCCGTGTTCCTATTTTAATGATCTGTCGCTCCATTCAGTTTGCTTTCTTTTCATTATATGAAAGATTCTTCTGTGACACATCTACGATGAATTTTCCTGCCAAAACCTTCCTTCCTACCAATAGAGGGTTTTTCATTTCACTTCTATCAGTAAGTGAAATGGATGTGTTATAGTCTTTGCTAAAGAGTCTAATACGTGTTTTAATTACGTATCGCTTCTGTATTTTACCATTCGAGCTTTTAACTAATCGTTGAGTCCATTCCTTGGTAGCATACTCCTGATAGCCTGTTTCAGTATGGAGAGTGAAGTAAAGAAACCCTTCTTCTTCATGTACTTTTTTGCAATGAAGTGAGGAGCGATAAGCACCTGTATCGATTTTCGCATGAATATTTAAGACTCCCAAATCAGGAAGGTCGATTATATCCAGTCGTCCGATTATGTGTGTTTCCTTTTTAGCCATTTAATACCCGAATAATGTCAAGGGATAAATTTAAATGAGTTATTCGAGGGTTTGAATTTCGTTCCAGATGAATGATTGCTTCATTGGATAGTGCGTACGTTTTTTCTAGTCGCTCAAAACCTAATTTATCCGAAAACTTACCAATAAAAGATTTTTCTGACTCGCTTTGAACTGGAGGTGTCTGACCTGAAGCGTGAACAACGGCATTTCTAAGGAGAGCGATTGCAAAATTTAACGTACTTTTCTGAGCTGCCTTTCCCGATTTTGAAAAATCCTCACTTCTTTTCACAAGTCCAGTTAAATTCTTATTCCAACATTCCAACATCCACTGCTGGAAATCTTCGTATTCCTGAGAGTCTCCAGTGTTAGCAATAGATAGCCCCAAGCCTATTTTACCTTCAGCTAATTTAGCTGCTTGATCAGCTTTGCTGGATTCCATGCCTTTCTGAATCAGGTAATCTTTTACTTCTCCTTCTGTATTGGGGGAAACGTTTACAAGTTGTGTTCTGGAAGTGATTGTCGCTAAAAGACTATCATAACTGTAGGAAACAAGAAGATATAGTGTTTTTTCTGGTGGTTCTTCTAATATTTTCAGGATTGCATTGGCAGAGCTTGGATTCATAAATTCTGGCATCCAGATCAATAAAATTTTATAGCCACCTTCCACTGATCTCATACTCACGTTTTTCAACATTTGCCGACTATCCTGCCGACTTATCAACAAGTTTTTGTTCTCTTGGCCATATTTTTTTGTCCATGTTTCGAGATCACCAAATGGAGTTTCCATTACGAACTCTCTAAAACGGGGGATTGCTTCAGCCATTACCTTTTCGTACT is from Marinobacter alexandrii and encodes:
- a CDS encoding SDR family oxidoreductase; this encodes MTKILITGANGLLGQKLVQLYEEKSNVEVIATGRGENRNLPGSYLYIPMDVTSKEEVSEVISSHKPDVVINTAALTHVDQCELDPNTCWALNVTAVEHLIKACKETDSFFVQLSTDFIFDGENGPYREENLPNPLSKYAESKLASERLLESSNLNYSVVRTMLVYGIVQDMSRSNIILWVKKSLEDNKSIKVVNDQWRTPTLAEDLAKGCALIAGKRSKGVFHISGKDLLTPYEMAIATADFFQLDKSLIEEVDGSIFTQPAKRPRKTGFILDKARAELGYEPVSFKEGLAILKSQLSYA
- a CDS encoding peptidylprolyl isomerase; amino-acid sequence: MKKILLILSVMLCITACGDKNKDYLVKIKTEYGDMTVLLYDETPLHKKNFLELAKSGKYDSTIFHRVIEDFMIQGGNVSEKEGVRENDQDQVPAEIVDGFYHHKGALAAARQPDNVNPEKKSSSTQFYIVDGFSWEMMATNVRLLNQKMSELLQDTSYSDLLEQFQELAKNRDNKGMTSLALANKSLVEETFGVDLNVDISEYPDVYQGVGGYPGLDGEYTVFGKVIEGLDIIDKIAAVKTGRADRPVEPVPMTMEIIEIKKKEVTEKYGYEYPAE
- a CDS encoding leucine-rich repeat protein is translated as MNNKKINQFKFWYFKGLIKLLFIISFSNSFGQTKGRFNDLNMALSNPDSVVVLNLKNKGLTEFPKTILRFKNLRSLDISGNSIAELPNDLATLSRLQYLDISDNRIKQLPKSVASLNNLKSIHLGYNSSIDINQVLSVLTKISTLETLDLKYDGLSDLPPSIAELKNLKTLDLSGNPIKRLPAYLTRINSLQILYLNNDPYFDIESSTEVLIGLNKLQELHLENDRLKILPDEIFQMNNLKLLYLNQNEIYKLPSTFEEVKSLQYLDISGNPLPQFELENFKQLYAPTLRINIGN
- the hemC gene encoding hydroxymethylbilane synthase yields the protein MERQIIKIGTRKSKLAMWQANYVADLLDAEGFQPQLIPIETKGDKIQHVALSKIGSKGVFTEELESMLRRGQIDIAVHSAKDLQSQLPEGFHVLSFCERESPDDVVVSHKEIDLNNPKLILGTSSTRRIAMLKHYYPHITTVDVRGNLQTRLEKMETGIMDGLVLAYAGVRRMNFDDMVKYWFDTDRFVPPVGQGSIAIETHDNLNKEIAHRIKKATNHNLTEKVLLTERAFLRRMDGGCSIPVFGHAQMEMDGQLVLKGGIASLDGKQLIQRTMNGSDPIELGTSLAEEILQSGGKKVLEDIKSVL
- a CDS encoding RimK/LysX family protein, which translates into the protein MAKKETHIIGRLDIIDLPDLGVLNIHAKIDTGAYRSSLHCKKVHEEEGFLYFTLHTETGYQEYATKEWTQRLVKSSNGKIQKRYVIKTRIRLFSKDYNTSISLTDRSEMKNPLLVGRKVLAGKFIVDVSQKNLSYNEKKAN